The Christiangramia salexigens genome includes the window ATGTACGCTGAAGAAGGACTTGATATAACCCAGGAGATCCTTACAAAGTTAAACGAGCAATACGGAAGTGAGGAATAATTTATCCTCAGGATTTCATAAAAAAAGGGCTTCAGAAATTCTGAAGCCCTTTTTTATTTATAGATATTGTTCTTTTAACTTAGAAGATATACTCCAAATATTGTGACGATGAAATATCCAGTAAGGGTAAAGGCTCCTGCATAATCCTTCGCAACTCTTTGTCCAAATAATAGCATGGTTAGGGTTATAGATGCCAGCACACAAGCAAATAGGGCGTAGGAGGTATCTGCATAGGCAATAAGCCAAATTATCCCCAGAACAGATAATATTCCGGTAACAATCTCAAAAATTAAAATTATCCCCACCATTAAGGATACAGAACCTGATAGAATTGTCTCAGAAAAATGGCCTTTTAACCATTCAATATTTCCTTTCCAATCCATTGCCTTGTCTATTCCCGATTGTAAAAAGGTGATAAATACAAAAATTAGGATAAGGATCTCGGTGATGTACGTTGTTAAATTTTCCATGGTTTAAACTGCTTTTTTATGTAAAAATCTGGTTAGGTTAATAGATAGATCTGTAAGGATTATTTTGGCATTTCCGTTACGTTCTATATGGTAAATTGCGGTTTCAAGCGCTTCGGTTATTTCCATGATATTTTTCTCATTTACATATGGAGCAAAGTTTTCCAGCTTGAATTTTTCAGTTTTTGGCTCCAGGTAAACAAGCTCCTTGGCCTTATAATTTAATAAGAGCGACTGCCTGAAAAAATCTATACAATATAGCAAAAAGCTTTTTTGCGCCTCACGACCCAGAGCAGCGATCTCTTCACTCCAGGAAATGAGTTCTAAAACTGTTGCTTTATTTCCCTTGGCTTTAAATGCTGTTCGAATCCAGTTTATGAACCAGGTCTCATATTGTTCGTCGCCCGAATCTTTCCTTAAAAGATGAAGCGCCTTTGTATAGTCTCCATTAGACTGATGCGCTATTTTTTTGGCAAATGATTCATCACATTGCTCCCTTTCAATTAAAGCCTTTGCAATATCCAACTCGCTTAATGGCGGAAAATGCAGGCTCTGGCAGCGGGATTTTATGGTTTGGATAATCTTATCCTCTTCTTCAGCGATCAGAATAAAAACCGTTTTATTTGGCGGTTCTTCAATAAGTTTAAGCAATTTATTGGAGGCAGCTGTATTCATCTTTTCGGCCATCCAGATGATCATCACCTTAAATCCTCCCTCATAGGATTTCAAGGATAATCTTTTAACGATATCCTGAGCCTCATTAACACTTAGCTGACCCTGCTTATTTTCTATCCCGAGCGTCTGATACCAATCAAAAAGACTTCCGTAAGGATTGGTCTTCAGGAAATTGCGCCATTCATCCAAAAAGTGGGATGAAACCGGGTGTTTTTTTACCTCTTTTGTGCCCGCAACCGGAAATGCAAAATGCAGATCGGGATGGGAGAAATTTTTGAATTTCAAATTACAACTTTCAGCACCCGCGCTGTTATTCTCACCATTGGAATTTTGGCATAAAATATATTGCGCATAGGCGATGGCCATAGGCAGAACGCCGCTTCCGGGGTTTCCGGTAAATAGCTGAGCATGCGGAATTCGGCTTCTGTCTGCCGTAGTTGTAAGATGATTTTTTATGTGTGGTAAACCAATTACGTCATTAAAAAGCATAGGCAAATATAAAATTATATAGCCTTTATTATCTTCGGAAAAAATTATATTTGTAAGAAACCATTACTATGAAAACAATTGACGACTACAACTTTAATAATAAGAGAGCATTAATTAGGGTAGATTTTAACGTGCCTTTGAATGAAGATATGGAGGTGACCGATGCCAACAGGATTGAGGCGGCAAAACCTACAATAATTAAAATTCTGGAAGATGGAGGAAGTGTAGTTCTCATGTCTCACCTTGGAAGACCAAAAGGAAAAGAAAGTAAATATTCCCTTCAACACGTGGTATCAAAAGTATCTGAAGTGTTGGGGGTATCTGTGAAATTCGTGGAGGACTCTGTTGGTGAAGAAGTAGTTGAAGCAGCTAAGAATTTACAAGCTGGAGAAATCTTGCTAATAGAAAACCTGCGTTTTCATGAAGAAGAAACAGAGGGTGATGAAGCATTTGCAAAAGAGCTTTCTAAACTTGGAGATATCTATGTGAACGATGCATTTGGAACAGCCCACCGAGCTCATGCATCAACCACAGTTGTGGCAAAATTTTTTGAGGATAAATGCTTTGGATATCTTTTAGCTAAAGAGATCAAAAGTCTCGATAAGGTTTTACACAGTAAAGAAAAACCGGTTACAGCCGTTCTGGGTGGTGCCAAAGTATCTTCTAAGATCACCGTGATCGAGAATATACTTGACAAAATTGACCACCTTATCATTGGTGGTGGGATGACCTATACTTTTATAAAAGCTCAGGGCGGTCATATAGGAACCTCATTGGTGGAAGATGATAAGCAGGAGCTTGCCCTGGAGATCCTTAAGAAAGCTAAGGAAAAAGGAGTGGAAGTACACCTTCCGGTAGATTCAGTGATTGCAGATAGCTTTTCGGAACAGGCAAGCACTCAGATAGAGAATGTAGATAATATACCTGATGGCTGGATGGGACTTGACGTAGGTCCGGAAACTCTTAAGAATTTTGAAAGAGTGATAAAAGAATCAAAGATCATACTATGGAATGGTCCGCTTGGTGTATTTGAGATGGATACTTTCGCTAAAGGAACTATTAAATTGGGTGAAGCCATTGCAGAGGCGACCAAAAACGGAGCTTTTTCTTTAGTTGGAGGAGGAGATTCTGTAGCCGCAGTTAAAAAATTCGGATTTGACGATAAAGTAAGTTATGTGTCTACCGGTGGTGGGGCTATGTTGGAAATGTTAGAAGGAAAATCTCTACCGGGTATCGAAGCCATAGGCAATTAATAAGGTACGAAGTTTGATGATTTTTCGTTTGTTATTATAAAAGTTATATATGCTGAAACGAAAATGTTTATTGTTGCTGGTGTTGGCTGGGATGACGGGTTATGCACAGGAAAATGGAACGAAGGATAGGGTAGAAAAGGCGAATTTCAGAGTTCAGATATTCAAGAAGGATAGCAATACCGATATAAAACTTGCAGATCCGGATCCTGAATTCAGGGATAAATTACCTATTTCTGCCATGATAGGGGATTCTTCGAAAATAGATCTAAAGGATCTGCCTAAGGCAGAAGCCATAGATTCTTTATGGAAACTTGAGCTTACTAATTCAGACCTGTTTGAAAGTATGTATAAAAGCATACGTGAGCAGGATTACGAAGAGGTAGTGAATAAAGACCTTCCTACAGATACTTTAAAGGCCAGGCTCGCCCGTTTAAATGCACGAACTCCATTTAATGTGGAGTATAATCCAATTCTGGAAAGTGTTATTAATTCCTATCTAAAACGGAATAAACAGGGCATGGAACGTTTAATGGCCTTGAGCACGTATTATTTCCCGATGTTTGAACAGTCTCTGGACAAATATGATATTCCTCTGGAAATAAAATACCTTGCCATTGTTGAATCTGCCTTGAATCCACGGGCAAAATCAAGGGTTGGTGCAACCGGATTATGGCAATTCATGTTCACGACGGGGAAAATGCATGGTTTGGATGTGAGCTCGTATGTAGATGAAAGAATGGATCCTATTCTGGCTACCGAGGCTGCCGCACAATACCTTGCAAATCTTTATAAAGTATTTGGCGATTGGGATCTTGTTTTGGCTTCCTATAATTCTGGCCCTGGAAATGTTTCCAAGGCTATTAGAAGAAGTGGCGGCTCTACAGATTACTGGAATTTAAGGAGGTATCTACCACGTGAAACTGCAGGTTATGTTCCTGCATTTCTAGCTACTTTATATCTTTTTGAATATGCCGATGAGCACAAGTTTCAGCCTAAAAAGCCTGATGTAGTCTATTTTGAAACCGATACTATCCATGTTAAAAAGCTACTCACCTTCGATCAGATCTCGAAAGTTACTGGTGTTGAAAAGGAGATGCTTCAGTTCTTGAATCCGAGCTATAAGCTGGATATCATTCCATTTGTAGATGATGAAAACTATACCCTAAGGTTGCCAAGGCCGGTAACAGGTAAATTCGTTAACAACGAACAGGAGATCTATAATTTCGCTGAAACTGAAATAGCAGAAGTAAAAGAGGAACTCCCAAAATACGTTGAGACCGAAGACAGAATTAGGTATAGGGTTAAAAAAGGAGATTATTTAGGGAAAATAGCCGAAAAGTATGGGGTTGGCGTTAGTAGCATAAAACGCTGGAACAATATGAGAAGTAATTCTCTTAGAATTGGCCAGTATCTTACGATTTATCCCCGCAAACCCGTGGCGGTTTCCAATGCCGGTAATTCAAAAAAATCAACTTCAGGAACTAATCAGAAGATCTATACAGTAAAGCAGGGTGACTCGCTTTGGAGTATATCCAAGAAGTTTCCAGGCGTTACGGTACAGAATTTGAGGTCCTGGAATGATATGAACACTTCCAGTCTTAAACCAGGTATGAAATTAAAGATTTCTAAGGGTTAAGATCTGTAAACTAAACTTATAAAAATGAAACGAAGCCTCATCCTGCTTGCAAGTATTGTATTTTTTATTTCGTGTAAAGACGATAAAGGAACAAAGGAAAAAAGGATATTATCAGATTCTTCAGGAAATATCAATCAATTGACCGTTGTTATAGAGAATGAAAAGTGGGAAGGAGAAATAGGGGAGGTTATTCGTGATCATTTTGCTGCACCGGTAGATGGACTGCCTCAGGAGGAGCCGTTATTCAGCCTGAGCCAGATACCACCTGAAACTTTTTCTGGATTCGTAAGGAACAGTCGTATCTTTCTAAAAATAGAGACCGATTCTAATAAAGGACTGAATATTTTAAAAGATAAATTTGCGAGACCACAAACGGGTATCGTGGTAATGGGAGCTAATTCAGAGGAGATTGTAAGTGTAATCCAAGAGAAATCAGATTCCATTATAGGTCTTTTGAAAAAGACAGAATTAAAGGAGAAGCAACGCCGAATCGGGAAATCTCTTAAGACTGACGAATCTCTTGAAGAAAAATTTGGGGTTAGTCTTAAATTTCCATCTGCTTATCGTTTCGCGAAGCAAGAGGATGATTTCGTATGGATAAGAAAAGAGATCCCTAAAGGGAATATGGAGATTCTGGTTTATGAAGTTCCTATGAGTAAAATAGAGAATGATTCTAGCGTTATTGCAAATATCACTCAAATGCGTGATTCCATAGGAAAAGCACAGATCCCGGGGCCGGTTGAAGGCTCTTATATGATCACTGAAAAAGCCTATGCGCCATATCTTTTTGAAACAACCATAGACGGAAAATTCACGTATGAGACCCGCGGCACCTGGGAAGTTAAAAATGCGTTTATGGCCGGGCCTTTCGTTAACTATGCGATCAAGGATGAGGCTAATAACAGATACATAATATTGGAAGGCTTCGTGTTCTCACCTTCGCGTAGTAAACGCGATAATGTTTTTGAACTCGATGCGATATTACAATCGGCAAGGATCAAGTAAAAGCATAAAAAAAGCCCAACTTAGAAAGTTGGGCTTTTTTTATGATATAAGTAAGGAAGTTATTTATTCTCTCCCGGAACTTTTTTATTGTCATCAGAAGCTCCTCCTTTTTCATCATCCTTGGAAGCGTCTTTAAATTCTTTAATTCCGCTACCCAGGCCTCTCATTAATTCAGGGATTTTGCGTCCTCCGAATAGTAATAAAATCACCACTACAATTAAAATTATTTGTGGTGCTCCTATGGCCAAAGGCAAAATAAATGCATTCATGTCTTTTAATTTAGTTCTACAAACTTAACAAGAATTCAGCAATATAAACGTTAAGAAGGCAATAAATTGATATTCCTCAGGGCGCGAACCAAATTGGATTATAAGCTTTATTCTAAGAGAAAATATTTAATTTATCTTTGTAAAACCTAAAAGGAACTATGGCTCAAAACACCAAAGAAAAAAAGAAGTTTGCGAAAAAACTTCTCCATAAATACAGGATGGTGGTCCTTAATGAGGATACTTTCGAAGAAAGATTTTCATTTCGTTTAACCAGATTAAACGTTTTTGTTGCTGTAGGCCTTTCGGCGATTTTTCTAATTGCCGCTACCACGGTCTTGATCGCATTCACTCCACTAAGAGAATATATACCAGGATACTCGTCCGGTGAATTGAAGGAAAAAGCTACAGAACTTGCATTTAAGACCGATTCTCTTCAAAATGTGATCAGAATGAACGATCAGTATCTAACTTCCATTAAAAGCGCTCTAACCGGCGAATTTGAACTCGATAAACTCAACAGGGATTCTATTCTTAGTGAACCTATAACAGATGCAGAATACGAGGAGATAAACCGAATAAAAGCCGATTCTCTGCTTAGGGAGGAAGTAGCACAGGAGGATAAATATAATATCTTGCCTACTGCTACCGAAAACATTAATTTTTCTCTATTTGCACCGGTTAAGGGATCGATCTCCGAAAAATATAATATTGAAGAAAAACACTATGCGGTAGATATAGTCGTGGCAAGGAATTCACCGATAAAATCTGTGGCAGACGGACGGGTTATCTTTGCAGAATGGACTGCTGAAACCGGTTACGTGATCATTATTGAACATAGTTATGGTTTGCTATCGGTATATAAGCATAATGCCAGCTTAACCAAATCTCAGGGAGATATGGTGAGAGCGGGTGAGGTTGTTGCTACTGCCGGATCTACCGGCGAACTAACTACTGGTCCTCATCTTCATTTTGAATTATGGAATGAAGGAAACCCTGTAGATCCAACTGAATATATTGATTTTAAATAATTTATGTCTATAAAATCTTTTGCGGCTAAAGTATTTGCCGGTTACATCAGAAATAAAATTGATAAATGGGCTGATAAGCCTGAAAAAACTCAACAGAGAGTTTTCAAAGAGCTAATTTCCAAAGCTAAGAATACCCAGTTTGGAAGGGATCATGATTTCAAAAATATACATAGCCATTCAGATTTTATAAAAAAGGTTCCTGTAAGAGATTATGAGGAGCTGAAACCTTATGTTGATGAAATGGTCTCCGGAAAGGAAAATGTGCTGTGGCCTGGAAAACCTCTGTACTATGCCAAGACTTCGGGAACTACAAGTGGGGCTAAATATATTCCTATCACAAAAGAGTCCATGCCAACTCATATCAATGCGGCCAGAAACGCTATCCTTTGTTATATCAATGATTCCGGGAAAGCTGATTTTGTAGATGGTAAAATGATATTTCTTCAGGGAAGTCCGGAACTCAGTGAAAAGAATGGGGTTAAGCTGGGAAGATTATCGGGGATCGTAGCACATTATGTTCCCGGTTACCTTCAAAAGAACCGTATGCCTAGCTGGGAAACGAATTGCATAGACGACTGGGAAAGCAAAGTGGATGCAATTGTGAACGAGACTGTAAAAGAAGATATGTCTGTGATAAGTGGGATCCCTTCTTGGGTTCAAATGTATTTTGAGCGGCTTATAGATAAGACTGGGAAAAAAGTAGGGGAGATCTTTCCTAATTTTGATCTCTTTATCTATGGAGGGGTGAATTATGAGCCCTATCGTGCTAAATTTGAAAACCTCATAGGCCGTAAGGTAGACAGTATAGAACTTTACCCTGCTTCAGAAGGATTTTTTGCCTTTCAGGACAAACAGGATATTAAAGGTATGCTTTTACAACTGGATTCCGGGATGTTCTATGAATTCATCAGAGAAGATGAATTTTATAGCGAAAACCCAAAACGCCTCAGTTTAAGTGAAGTTGAAACAGGAGTTAACTATGTGATGATCGTTTCTACAACAGCCGGATTGTGGGCTTATAATATTGGGGATACCATTCAGTTCACTTCATTAAAGCCATACCGCGTGATCGTTTCTGGCCGAATTAAACACTTTATTTCGGCATTTGGAGAGCATGTGATCGCGAAGGAGGTGGAAGAAGCGATGCAGGAAGCGGTTAATGAAACCGGAGCCAGGATAAGTGAATTTACTGTAGCTCCACAGATCAGTCCGGAAGATAATTCCCTGCCATATCACGAATGGTTTGTTGAATTTGAAAGCGAACCGGAAGATTTAGATAAATTTGCTCAAATTATAGATCAGTCTCTGCAAAGACAGAATGCCTATTATCTGGACCTGATTGAGGGGAAAATTCTTCAAAGGCTTCAGGTGCGCAGTGTTCCGCAAAATGCATTTCAGGAGTATATGAAATCTATAGGAAAACTTGGTGGTCAGAATAAATTACCGAGATTATCCAACGATCGTAAAATTGCAGATAAACTGAACGAGATTATATAAGTTAGAAATATGTCGATATTAAAATTACAGGGCCGTACAAGGGCACAGGAAAGTTCCAGCGCCATAGAGCGCATGTACATTACAATGCGTCACCTGTTCAACAGGGGATTTTATAAACCTATGGGGGTTTCTGGGGAGACGCTTAGAGAGTCACTTCTTACCCTTAGACCGGAAATATATGGATCTGTTGCAGACGATAAAGCCGAACTCGAAGGTCTGCTTTACGTTATAGATCGTTTGCCACGAGGAATAGAGGAATGTCGTTTTATCAATTTAACCAGTGATGAGGGGTATGGGAATTCTCATTTTAAGCCTATCGTTCCTCCAAAAAGAAGAAGGAATTGTTACCGGATAGATGATGAACAGATGAATATAGAGATCACCCGAGGCAGATCGGAGATCTATGATATATTAACTCATCTTACGTTTTTATTCATCGAATCCCATAAGATCATGAACAGGGTATTGATAGATGAAGATGGAAGCGTGAACAGAGATTGGGAGAAACTTGAAGCCGCCGTTAATCAAAAAGAGGGACTTTCGCAGTCACAGCGTGAAGTTGCTCTGACTCATACAGCGAGTATTCTCGGAAGAACCTTCCATGAAATATCATTGTTATATTCTAAATTTTCACTTCCTGAGAATCCGGACAGGTTTTTAAAACTTGTTTGGTCATTGGGTAGAATGGCGATTCTAGAGGCGGTTAAGAATGAAAAGAGGATCATCACCTTTAGTCCTGTTCTTAGAGAAAGATTAGGGCATCATATACATGGTGAGATCTGGGCGAACGATATTAAACTGAAATTGATCGAAAATGGTTTAATGGAGCGTCCACTGCATATCATCAGTGCAAATATGCACAGTGTTATGAATACACTTTATACGCCGTATGCGCTGAAAAGTGAACTTAAAAAGAAGAAAGTTCTTAGCATTTACGAGGAATTGAGTGATAGCGCTAACGGACCTTTAAGAAATAAAATAGTGAAGGCTGCGCTTGACAAGGGCATGGTCTTTCTTGAGGATAAGAGCGGAACTAATATAGATGTACAGATCTTTGATACTGCCCAACTGGAAGAAGGCTTTTCCGATACTAAATTCGATAAACTGGAAGATAAGGATAAACCCGTTATTATCGTGATGGACTATGCTTTTGGTGAGCAGGCCTATGAAACTATGGATGAGCTTCTTAAACCTTTTAATCATGAAGGTACTGAGCATAAGATGAATGTGAAGTCAATTTCCATCATGGGTAAAGCAGGGATCCTTGAAGGAGGTAAAGGAGACATTATGATCCCCGATGCTCACTTGTTTGAAGGTACTGCTGATAACTATCCTTTCCGAAATCAGTTGAAAAAATCTGATCTTGAGGGACACGGTATTAAGGTTGTAGACGGAGCCATGATCACTGTATTGGGAACATCACTGCAGAACAAGGATATATTGAGGTTCTTCCACGACTCTACCTGGAACGTATGTGGTCTTGAGATGGAAGGTGCTCATTATCATAAGGCAATTCAGGCAGCTTCCAGATTAAGAAGAAGCATAAGTGAAGATGTTAAGGTAAGGTATGCGTATTACGCATCAGATAATCCATTAGAGACCGGATCTACACTGGCTTCCGGAGGGCTTGGTACATCTGGAGTTAAACCGACATATCTGATTACAGAGAAGATATTGGAGCAAATTTTTAATTCCTAAAAATTCATAATGCAGGTAGAAGAAACAGGCTTAAAAGATTGTTTTCTTGTTAAACCCAAGATCTTTGAAGATCATCGCGGCATCTTCCTGGAATCATATCACCGCGAACGATTCCATGTGTTGACCGGTATAGACACCGAATTTGTTCAGGATAATCAATCGGTTTCCAGATACGGCGTCCTGAGAGGATTGCATTATCAAAAAGGAGATCATGCTCAAACCAAACTGGTAAGGGTGATCTATGGGAAAGTTTTGGACGTGGTGGTGGATCTAAGACCTGATTCTCCGAGTTATAAAAAGACATATTCAGTAATTCTGGACGATAAGAATCTTTATCAGTTATATATCCCAAAAGGATTTGGCCATGGTTTTGTGACGCTTTCAGAAAAATCTGTTTTCGCTTACAAATGCGATCAATATTACAAACCGGGCGCCGAAGGCGGCATTATTTATAATGACCCCGACCTGAATATTAACTGGAATTTACCTCATGATAAACTCATACTTTCAGATAAAGATCAGGCCTTACCGACCTTAAAAGATTCATTTTAATGAAAACGATTTTGGTTACCGGAGCGGGTGGACAATTAGGCCAATGTTTTAAGAAGCAGAGCGGTAATTACAAAGGATTTAAATTTTTGTTCTGCACTTCAGCTGAACTTGATATTACTTTCAAATCTACAATTCAGGATTTTTTTAAAAATAATAAAGTTGATTATTGTGTCAACTGCGCGGCGTATACCAATGTGGAACAGGCTGAAAATGAAAAAAAGACAGCCTTTCTTGTAAATGCGGAAGCCGCAAGAAATCTTGCAGAAGTTTGTAAAGAATATGATGCAACACTTTTTCATTTTTCTACAGATTATGTTTTTAATGGAAGGGCTGATAATCCCTATTCAGAAAATGAGAAAGTAAATCCTATCAATGTTTACGGGGCTTCTAAACTTAGGGGAGAAGAATATATTGAGAATATCCTGAAGAATTTCTTTGTATTTAGAACCTCCTGGTTGTATTCAGAATTTGGACATAACTTTTTTAATACTATTCTTAAAAAAGCCAATGAAAAAGCCGAGCTAAACATAACAAGCTCTCAGAAAGGTACACCTACCAATGCAAATGACCTTGCCGCATATATTTTAAAAATAATTGAATCCGGTTCTAAGGCCTACGGCATTTATCATTACAGTAACAGGGGAGAAGCAACCTGGTTTGATTTTGCAAAAGAAATACTTAATTATACTCAACAACTGGATGAGGTGGTTCTCAACAAAACAGGATTTTACAAAACCCTGGCTGAAAGACCTGCCTATTCTGTGCTTTCAAAAGAAAAGGTGGATAAGAGCTTTGGGTTTGAGATCAAAAGCTGGAAAGAAAGTCTTCACAGACTTATTGATGAAAAATGATTACATTTTGACCAACTAAACAACTATGGCAAAACGAATTTTGATTACCGGAGCTGCAGGATTCCTTGGCTCTCATCTATGTGATCGCTTTATAAAGGAAGGTTTTGAAGTGATAGGAATGGATAATCTTATTACCGGAGATGTTAAGAACATTGAACATCTTATAAAACTTAAAAATTTTGAATTCCATCATCACGATATTACCAAATTCGTTCATGTAGCAGGAAAGTTAGACTATATCCTTCATTTTGCCTCGCCGGCGAGCCCCATAGATTATTTGAAAATCCCAATCCAAACCCTTAAAGTAGGCTCAGTTGGAACCTTACATTGTCTTGGATTGGCTAAGGAAAAGAATGCCCGAATTTTAATTGCATCTACTTCAGAAGTTTATGGTGATCCACAGGTTCATCCTCAAAACGAAGAATATTACGGTAATGTAAATGCGATAGGACCAAGGGGTGTATATGACGAAGCTAAAAGGTTTCAGGAGTCTATCACTATGGCCTATCACAGATTTCACGGGCTGGAAACGAGAATAGCCAGGATCTTTAATACGTATGGCCCAAGGATGAGGTTAAATGATGGCCGCGTAATTCCGGCATTTATAGGTCAGGCACTCCGTGGTGAGGATCTTACCGTTTTTGGCGACGGATCCCAGACCAGATCCTTTTGTTTTGTAGATGATCAGGTAGAGGGAATTTATCGTTTGCTCTTAAGCGATTATTCAGAACCCGTGAACATAGGAAACCCTGACGAAATTAGCATTCTGGATTTCGCAAGTGAGATCATTAAGCTTACCGGTACAGATCAGAAGATCACTTTTGAGGAACTTCCACAAGATGATCCTATGCAAAGACAGCCGGATATTTCAAGAGCTAAAGAGGTTTTAGGGTGGGAGCCGAAAGTTTCCCGCGAAGAAGGAATGAAGATCACCTATGATTATTTTAAAAATCTGGGAGCAGAAGAACTTGAAAAGCGGGAACATAAAGATTTTTCCAAGCATATTAGACGATAGGAATGAAGGACTATGGACTTGTTTCGATAATTATGCCGGCATATAATTCTGCCGCTTTTATCTCAGAGTCTATAGAATCTGTAATTGGTCAAACCTATTCCAATTGGGAATTGCTCATTGTTGATGATGCTTCGGTGGATGGTACGGTTGATATCGTTAATATATATGCTCAAAAAGATGAGAGAATATGTTTGATGCAAAATGAATCAAACTCAGGAACTCATATAACCCGAAATAGAGCAATTAAAGCCGCGCAAGGAGGATTTGTAGCCTTTCTGGACTCAGACGACCTGTGGAAGCCTCAAAAGCTCTCAGCACAGCTAAAATTGATGAAAGAAGAAAATCTCCCTGCGTGTTTCTCCAGTTATGATCTTATAGATGAGAATGGTCTTACCACCGGGAAAGAAGTCATCGCCTTGCCGGAGTTGAGCTATCAGAAATTGTTAAAGGCGAATTATGTTGGAAACCTTACCGGTATATACAGCGTTGAAAAATTAGGAAAGATCTTTTCTCCCAACATAAGAAAGCGACAGGACTGGGCATTATGGCTGGAAGTTTTAAAAAAAGGCGGGCCCATTAAAAGCATCAGAGAACCGCTGGCTACATACAGATTGAGAAAGGACTCAATTTCAAATAACAAAATTGAGATGCTTAAATATAATTTTATGGTCTACCATAAGGTGCTGGGCTATAATCCTGTTGTAAGTGGCATTAAAATGATGATTTTTCTTCGAGAGCAGTTATTTATAAAATCCCGCCAGGTCAGAACTATTCAATAAGGGA containing:
- a CDS encoding GH3 auxin-responsive promoter family protein gives rise to the protein MSIKSFAAKVFAGYIRNKIDKWADKPEKTQQRVFKELISKAKNTQFGRDHDFKNIHSHSDFIKKVPVRDYEELKPYVDEMVSGKENVLWPGKPLYYAKTSGTTSGAKYIPITKESMPTHINAARNAILCYINDSGKADFVDGKMIFLQGSPELSEKNGVKLGRLSGIVAHYVPGYLQKNRMPSWETNCIDDWESKVDAIVNETVKEDMSVISGIPSWVQMYFERLIDKTGKKVGEIFPNFDLFIYGGVNYEPYRAKFENLIGRKVDSIELYPASEGFFAFQDKQDIKGMLLQLDSGMFYEFIREDEFYSENPKRLSLSEVETGVNYVMIVSTTAGLWAYNIGDTIQFTSLKPYRVIVSGRIKHFISAFGEHVIAKEVEEAMQEAVNETGARISEFTVAPQISPEDNSLPYHEWFVEFESEPEDLDKFAQIIDQSLQRQNAYYLDLIEGKILQRLQVRSVPQNAFQEYMKSIGKLGGQNKLPRLSNDRKIADKLNEII
- a CDS encoding DUF6909 family protein, producing MSILKLQGRTRAQESSSAIERMYITMRHLFNRGFYKPMGVSGETLRESLLTLRPEIYGSVADDKAELEGLLYVIDRLPRGIEECRFINLTSDEGYGNSHFKPIVPPKRRRNCYRIDDEQMNIEITRGRSEIYDILTHLTFLFIESHKIMNRVLIDEDGSVNRDWEKLEAAVNQKEGLSQSQREVALTHTASILGRTFHEISLLYSKFSLPENPDRFLKLVWSLGRMAILEAVKNEKRIITFSPVLRERLGHHIHGEIWANDIKLKLIENGLMERPLHIISANMHSVMNTLYTPYALKSELKKKKVLSIYEELSDSANGPLRNKIVKAALDKGMVFLEDKSGTNIDVQIFDTAQLEEGFSDTKFDKLEDKDKPVIIVMDYAFGEQAYETMDELLKPFNHEGTEHKMNVKSISIMGKAGILEGGKGDIMIPDAHLFEGTADNYPFRNQLKKSDLEGHGIKVVDGAMITVLGTSLQNKDILRFFHDSTWNVCGLEMEGAHYHKAIQAASRLRRSISEDVKVRYAYYASDNPLETGSTLASGGLGTSGVKPTYLITEKILEQIFNS
- the rfbC gene encoding dTDP-4-dehydrorhamnose 3,5-epimerase codes for the protein MQVEETGLKDCFLVKPKIFEDHRGIFLESYHRERFHVLTGIDTEFVQDNQSVSRYGVLRGLHYQKGDHAQTKLVRVIYGKVLDVVVDLRPDSPSYKKTYSVILDDKNLYQLYIPKGFGHGFVTLSEKSVFAYKCDQYYKPGAEGGIIYNDPDLNINWNLPHDKLILSDKDQALPTLKDSF
- the rfbD gene encoding dTDP-4-dehydrorhamnose reductase, translating into MKTILVTGAGGQLGQCFKKQSGNYKGFKFLFCTSAELDITFKSTIQDFFKNNKVDYCVNCAAYTNVEQAENEKKTAFLVNAEAARNLAEVCKEYDATLFHFSTDYVFNGRADNPYSENEKVNPINVYGASKLRGEEYIENILKNFFVFRTSWLYSEFGHNFFNTILKKANEKAELNITSSQKGTPTNANDLAAYILKIIESGSKAYGIYHYSNRGEATWFDFAKEILNYTQQLDEVVLNKTGFYKTLAERPAYSVLSKEKVDKSFGFEIKSWKESLHRLIDEK
- a CDS encoding UDP-glucuronic acid decarboxylase family protein gives rise to the protein MAKRILITGAAGFLGSHLCDRFIKEGFEVIGMDNLITGDVKNIEHLIKLKNFEFHHHDITKFVHVAGKLDYILHFASPASPIDYLKIPIQTLKVGSVGTLHCLGLAKEKNARILIASTSEVYGDPQVHPQNEEYYGNVNAIGPRGVYDEAKRFQESITMAYHRFHGLETRIARIFNTYGPRMRLNDGRVIPAFIGQALRGEDLTVFGDGSQTRSFCFVDDQVEGIYRLLLSDYSEPVNIGNPDEISILDFASEIIKLTGTDQKITFEELPQDDPMQRQPDISRAKEVLGWEPKVSREEGMKITYDYFKNLGAEELEKREHKDFSKHIRR
- a CDS encoding glycosyltransferase family 2 protein, encoding MKDYGLVSIIMPAYNSAAFISESIESVIGQTYSNWELLIVDDASVDGTVDIVNIYAQKDERICLMQNESNSGTHITRNRAIKAAQGGFVAFLDSDDLWKPQKLSAQLKLMKEENLPACFSSYDLIDENGLTTGKEVIALPELSYQKLLKANYVGNLTGIYSVEKLGKIFSPNIRKRQDWALWLEVLKKGGPIKSIREPLATYRLRKDSISNNKIEMLKYNFMVYHKVLGYNPVVSGIKMMIFLREQLFIKSRQVRTIQ